In the Gopherus flavomarginatus isolate rGopFla2 chromosome 6, rGopFla2.mat.asm, whole genome shotgun sequence genome, one interval contains:
- the CCDC71 gene encoding coiled-coil domain-containing protein 71 isoform X1 has product MLERRRRSGGFGLRGGRCPALVFKEFGAIGSAYYPNAMNIEVNNAEEKAVHSWSRISSAGQKALEEALRVFNPMSKDLSDTETQLVAFLQGLKEEGYQPTVLRSKDVYGYSSCTAATPSQTPDNSDTGAAVSDCTNSPVRSPAVTAEAPGTLAEVSVGSPNIRTKPVSKGRTTNLLLNSLKETRSGTSKASAMGFPANTYPDVYPAMRLSVVLEALVPLKATASCLESKYKEGHLGISPSDLKLLKASGASRQNAKLPVGQVDPKGYTHVVTKAPDSPALAVTLLKGTQGGVLKESNGCKASGILNGRITGSASQCCSGGSQAKAFTNNAKEVPAERTEWKDSSSQETVGQKRKRAEEMKEAPQKKKKNAMNKPELAQSTLNLLRSQAIKVDSSSSDDEVRRRAQKILRVNLSPVIRIQPVSPSHNVP; this is encoded by the coding sequence GTGTCCAGCCCTGGTTTTCAAGGAATTTGGAGCTATTGGAAGTGCCTACTACCCTAATGCCATGAATATTGAGGTGAACAATGCGGAAGAAAAAGCTGTCCATTCTTGGTCAAGAATCTCTTCTGCAGGACAGAAAGCCCTGGAGGAAGCCCTCAGAGTCTTCAACCCCATGTCCAAGGACCTTTCAGACACTGAAACCCAGCTGGTGGCCTTTCTCCAAGGCCTCAAGGAGGAAGGCTACCAGCCCACAGTCTTAAGGAGCAAGGATGTTTATGGGTACAGCTCCTGCACGGCGGCTACTCCCAGCCAGACACCTGACAATTCAGACACAGGCGCTGCTGTCTCTGACTGTACTAACTCTCCAGTTAGAAGCCCTGCTGTGACAGCAGAGGCGCCTGGGACACTTGCGGAGGTGTCAGTCGGCTCTCCTAACATTCGCACCAAGCCTGTCTCTAAAGGGAGGACCACAAACCTGCTGCTGAACTCGTTGAAAGAGACACGGTCAGGCACATCGAAGGCCTCAGCAATGGGCTTCCCAGCTAATACGTACCCTGACGTGTATCCAGCCATGAGACTCTCTGTCGTGCTGGAAGCTTTGGTCCCACTGAAAGCCACAGCATCCTGTTTGGAGTCCAAATACAAAGAGGGGCATCTTGGGATCTCCCCCTCGGACCTGAAGCTTCTCAAGGCATCGGGTGCCTCGAGGCAGAACGCTAAGCTACCTGTGGGGCAGGTAGACCCCAAAGGCTACACACACGTAGTTACGAAAGCACCAGATTCTCCCGCTCTAGCTGTAACGCTTCTGAAGGGAACTCAAGGTGGGGTGCTAAAGGAGAGCAATGGTTGCAAAGCATCTGGAATCCTGAATGGGAGGATTACAGGCAGCGCATCTCAGTGTTGCAGTGGGGGGTCACAGGCCAAGGCCTTTACAAATAACGCCAAGGAAGTTCCAGCAGAGAGAACTGAATGGAAAGACAGCAGTAGTCAGGAGACTGTTGGGCAGAAAAGGAAAAGAGCCGAGGAGATGAAAGAAGCAccacagaagaagaagaaaaatgccaTGAATAAACCTGAATTAGCTCAGAGCACTTTGAACCTGCTGAGATCCCAGGCCATTAAGGTGGACAGCTCCTCGTCAGATGATGAAGTGAGGAGGAGAGCACAGAAGATCCTTAGGGTTAACCTGTCCCCTGTGATCAGAATTCAGCCAGTGTCCCCCTCTCACAATGTCCCCTGA
- the CCDC71 gene encoding coiled-coil domain-containing protein 71 isoform X2: protein MNIEVNNAEEKAVHSWSRISSAGQKALEEALRVFNPMSKDLSDTETQLVAFLQGLKEEGYQPTVLRSKDVYGYSSCTAATPSQTPDNSDTGAAVSDCTNSPVRSPAVTAEAPGTLAEVSVGSPNIRTKPVSKGRTTNLLLNSLKETRSGTSKASAMGFPANTYPDVYPAMRLSVVLEALVPLKATASCLESKYKEGHLGISPSDLKLLKASGASRQNAKLPVGQVDPKGYTHVVTKAPDSPALAVTLLKGTQGGVLKESNGCKASGILNGRITGSASQCCSGGSQAKAFTNNAKEVPAERTEWKDSSSQETVGQKRKRAEEMKEAPQKKKKNAMNKPELAQSTLNLLRSQAIKVDSSSSDDEVRRRAQKILRVNLSPVIRIQPVSPSHNVP from the coding sequence ATGAATATTGAGGTGAACAATGCGGAAGAAAAAGCTGTCCATTCTTGGTCAAGAATCTCTTCTGCAGGACAGAAAGCCCTGGAGGAAGCCCTCAGAGTCTTCAACCCCATGTCCAAGGACCTTTCAGACACTGAAACCCAGCTGGTGGCCTTTCTCCAAGGCCTCAAGGAGGAAGGCTACCAGCCCACAGTCTTAAGGAGCAAGGATGTTTATGGGTACAGCTCCTGCACGGCGGCTACTCCCAGCCAGACACCTGACAATTCAGACACAGGCGCTGCTGTCTCTGACTGTACTAACTCTCCAGTTAGAAGCCCTGCTGTGACAGCAGAGGCGCCTGGGACACTTGCGGAGGTGTCAGTCGGCTCTCCTAACATTCGCACCAAGCCTGTCTCTAAAGGGAGGACCACAAACCTGCTGCTGAACTCGTTGAAAGAGACACGGTCAGGCACATCGAAGGCCTCAGCAATGGGCTTCCCAGCTAATACGTACCCTGACGTGTATCCAGCCATGAGACTCTCTGTCGTGCTGGAAGCTTTGGTCCCACTGAAAGCCACAGCATCCTGTTTGGAGTCCAAATACAAAGAGGGGCATCTTGGGATCTCCCCCTCGGACCTGAAGCTTCTCAAGGCATCGGGTGCCTCGAGGCAGAACGCTAAGCTACCTGTGGGGCAGGTAGACCCCAAAGGCTACACACACGTAGTTACGAAAGCACCAGATTCTCCCGCTCTAGCTGTAACGCTTCTGAAGGGAACTCAAGGTGGGGTGCTAAAGGAGAGCAATGGTTGCAAAGCATCTGGAATCCTGAATGGGAGGATTACAGGCAGCGCATCTCAGTGTTGCAGTGGGGGGTCACAGGCCAAGGCCTTTACAAATAACGCCAAGGAAGTTCCAGCAGAGAGAACTGAATGGAAAGACAGCAGTAGTCAGGAGACTGTTGGGCAGAAAAGGAAAAGAGCCGAGGAGATGAAAGAAGCAccacagaagaagaagaaaaatgccaTGAATAAACCTGAATTAGCTCAGAGCACTTTGAACCTGCTGAGATCCCAGGCCATTAAGGTGGACAGCTCCTCGTCAGATGATGAAGTGAGGAGGAGAGCACAGAAGATCCTTAGGGTTAACCTGTCCCCTGTGATCAGAATTCAGCCAGTGTCCCCCTCTCACAATGTCCCCTGA